The Pan paniscus chromosome 3, NHGRI_mPanPan1-v2.0_pri, whole genome shotgun sequence genome includes a window with the following:
- the CXCL6 gene encoding C-X-C motif chemokine 6, whose translation MSLRSSCAARVPGPSGSLCALLALLLLLTPPGPLASAGPVSAVLTELRCTCLLVTLRVNPKTIGKLQVFPAGPQCSKVEVVASLKNGKQVCLDPEAPFLKKVIQKILDSGNKKN comes from the exons ATGAGCCTCCGGTCCAGCTGCGCTGCCCGTGTCCCGGGTCCTTCGGGCTCCTTGTGCGCGCTGCTCGCGCTGCTGCTCCTGCTGACGCCGCCGGGGCCCCTCGCCAGCG ctGGTCCTGTCTCTGCTGTGCTGACAGAGCTGCGTTGCACTTGTTTACTCGTTACGCTGAGAGTAAACCCCAAAACGATTGGTAAACTGCAGGTGTTCCCCGCAGGCCCGCAGTGCTCCAAGGTGGAAGTGGT AGCCTCCCTGAAGAACGGGAAGCAAGTTTGTCTGGACCCGGAAGCCCCTTTTCTAAAGAAAGTCATCCAGAAAATTTTGGACAG TGGAAACAAGAAAAACTGA
- the PF4V1 gene encoding platelet factor 4 variant — protein MSSAARSRATSATLPEMLFLALLLLPVVVAFANAEAEEDGYLQCLCVKTTSQVRPRHITSLEVIKAGPHCPTAQLIATLKNGRKICLDLQALLYKKIIKKHLES, from the exons ATGAGCTCCGCAGCCAGGTCCCGCGCCACCAGCGCCACCCTCCCGGAGATGCTGTTCTTGGCGTTGCTGCTCCTGCCTGTTGTGGTCGCCTTCGCCAACG CTGAAGCTGAAGAAGATGGGTACCTGCAGTGCCTGTGTGTGAAGACCACCTCCCAGGTCCGTCCCAGGCACATCACCAGCCTGGAGGTGATCAAGGCCGGACCCCACTGCCCCACTGCCCAACTCAT AGCCACGCTGAAGAATGGGAGGAAAATTTGCTTGGACCTGCAAGCCCTGCTGtacaagaaaataattaagaaacatTTGGAGAGTTAG